A window of the Glaciimonas sp. CA11.2 genome harbors these coding sequences:
- the msbA gene encoding lipid A export permease/ATP-binding protein MsbA: MTAPSYSTYFKRLATFHRPYKKRLALAFLGMVVTAATEPLVAYIFKVLLDHGFVEKPSFPLWMVPVAVVGAFVARGASTFLTTYMTNWVSTRVLNTLRRQMFSRLLNVPIDFHATYTVGRVINSIMFEVQQIIDMISKLFTSIVRCILTVIGLLAYMLYISWSLTIVALVLMPLMMVVVRTTGKRLKKLNKDALNVNAQLTQVIEETTRAQQVIKIFGGQDYEKKRFEASADHLRQFSMRLTTTFAATVPVTQIMTACAMSVMIMMALVQSSHNQITVGGFISFFTAMIALLAPLKQLAEVNGPLQRGMAAAEAVFTLIDSQVERSDGKQLDQRARGRIDLVDVSFSYPGQEARALDGINLSVEPGETIAFVGMSGGGKSTLVNLIPGFYALTGGQILLDGEPIEDIALTSLREQIAMVSQNVILFDDTIAANIAYGDSTPDRGRIEAAAKAAYLTDMIASLPDGLETQVGDNGSRLSGGQRQRLAMARAIYKDAPILILDEATSALDSESERAVQAALDKLMEGRTTFVIAHRLSTIERASRIVVLSSGRIVEVGTHDELLEKQGAYANLYRLQFSNEVVNVEV; encoded by the coding sequence ATGACTGCACCATCGTATTCAACGTATTTCAAGCGACTGGCAACATTCCATCGTCCTTACAAAAAACGGTTGGCGTTGGCCTTCCTCGGAATGGTTGTCACCGCCGCGACCGAGCCGCTGGTGGCGTATATCTTTAAGGTTTTACTCGATCATGGGTTTGTCGAAAAGCCTTCGTTCCCGTTGTGGATGGTGCCGGTGGCGGTGGTCGGTGCGTTTGTTGCACGCGGAGCCTCCACATTCTTAACGACCTACATGACTAACTGGGTGTCTACGCGCGTGCTTAATACGTTACGGCGTCAAATGTTCAGTCGTTTGCTCAATGTACCGATTGATTTTCATGCCACGTATACCGTGGGACGCGTGATCAATTCGATTATGTTTGAAGTACAGCAGATCATTGACATGATTAGCAAACTATTTACGTCTATCGTGCGTTGTATTTTGACAGTTATCGGCTTACTGGCGTACATGTTGTATATCAGCTGGAGTCTGACGATTGTCGCGCTGGTGTTGATGCCGTTGATGATGGTTGTGGTGCGAACCACTGGAAAGCGCCTCAAGAAACTGAATAAAGATGCCCTGAACGTTAACGCGCAACTGACCCAAGTAATTGAAGAAACGACGCGAGCACAACAAGTCATCAAGATTTTCGGCGGACAGGATTATGAAAAAAAACGTTTCGAAGCGAGTGCTGATCATCTTCGACAATTCAGTATGCGGCTGACAACGACCTTTGCGGCGACTGTTCCGGTTACCCAAATCATGACCGCTTGCGCGATGTCCGTCATGATCATGATGGCATTGGTGCAATCCAGCCATAACCAGATCACGGTGGGTGGATTCATCTCATTTTTCACCGCGATGATTGCATTGTTAGCGCCGCTCAAACAACTGGCAGAAGTGAATGGGCCGTTGCAACGTGGGATGGCGGCTGCAGAAGCGGTATTTACGCTCATCGATAGTCAGGTGGAGCGCTCCGATGGCAAGCAACTTGATCAGCGTGCGCGTGGCAGGATCGATCTGGTCGATGTGAGTTTTTCCTATCCTGGCCAAGAGGCGCGGGCTTTGGATGGCATTAATCTGAGTGTTGAACCGGGCGAAACGATTGCATTTGTTGGGATGTCGGGTGGTGGCAAATCTACCCTTGTGAATTTAATACCCGGCTTTTATGCGCTGACCGGAGGCCAAATTTTGCTGGATGGCGAACCGATCGAAGATATTGCGCTGACGAGTTTGCGCGAGCAAATCGCGATGGTAAGCCAAAATGTTATCTTGTTCGACGACACGATTGCCGCAAATATTGCCTATGGCGACAGTACGCCGGATCGCGGTCGTATTGAGGCTGCAGCAAAGGCCGCTTACTTGACCGATATGATCGCGAGCCTGCCTGATGGACTGGAAACACAGGTTGGAGATAACGGTTCACGCTTATCAGGCGGCCAACGCCAGCGGCTGGCAATGGCGCGGGCAATCTATAAAGATGCGCCAATCCTGATTTTGGATGAGGCGACGTCGGCGCTGGATAGTGAGTCCGAGCGCGCTGTACAAGCTGCATTAGATAAATTGATGGAAGGCAGAACCACGTTTGTGATTGCCCATCGTCTCTCCACTATTGAGCGTGCCAGCCGCATTGTGGTGCTTTCTTCGGGGCGGATTGTTGAAGTTGGCACGCATGACGAATTGCTGGAAAAGCAGGGTGCTTACGCTAACCTGTATCGCCTGCAGTTCTCCAATGAAGTGGTGAATGTCGAGGTATAA
- a CDS encoding O-antigen ligase family protein, whose translation MSYLKWPVILVITFFPALSIVLHNAGNAGLYLLFLSSIVALICRFKPMGASFSQLLKQYWPLHLAMASLFCAVLINQLVSGSFQFKQYDRAIRLAVFAPIFWVILSVPLRYLKNVQWAFVVGVVAAMIKAYMLTDAGVNRFGNIGFLSTIAFSNIALLLGSMALISFGWNDRRDKVIFALKVLACCLGLYVTWLAQTRGSWIAIPFFLVVAFMFFNNIQLRNKLAIAVIALGILVGIVTFSSSVQNRLEDVKEDVTLYTDGQNADTSVGIRLQLWNAAWILFKEHPIVGTGRENYSSNVNELVSRKIVSPAAAAFAHSHNEILFNMAILGVFGLLASISIYCVPAYYFLREIRHSDEDIKTAAALGVTLCLGFFIYGLTDLMFFWTVLGGFYTMSVATFLACIIKRKKELELTQP comes from the coding sequence TTGTCTTATTTGAAATGGCCGGTAATTCTCGTTATTACGTTTTTTCCTGCGCTCTCGATTGTTTTGCATAATGCAGGTAACGCCGGTTTATATTTGCTTTTCTTGTCCAGCATTGTTGCTTTGATTTGCCGGTTCAAGCCGATGGGGGCAAGTTTCAGTCAATTGCTAAAGCAATACTGGCCGCTTCATCTTGCTATGGCTTCGCTGTTCTGTGCTGTACTTATCAATCAACTCGTCTCAGGAAGTTTTCAGTTTAAGCAGTATGACCGGGCGATCAGGCTCGCCGTATTTGCTCCTATTTTCTGGGTGATACTGAGTGTGCCACTTCGCTATCTCAAGAATGTGCAGTGGGCTTTTGTTGTCGGTGTGGTAGCGGCGATGATAAAAGCGTATATGTTAACTGACGCCGGCGTAAATCGCTTCGGAAATATTGGGTTTTTATCAACCATTGCATTTTCTAACATCGCACTCTTGTTAGGAAGTATGGCGTTAATTTCCTTCGGCTGGAATGATCGTCGTGACAAAGTTATATTTGCCTTAAAAGTATTGGCGTGTTGTCTTGGCTTATATGTGACCTGGTTAGCGCAAACTAGGGGAAGCTGGATCGCGATACCCTTTTTTCTAGTGGTCGCATTCATGTTTTTTAACAACATTCAACTGCGGAATAAACTGGCGATTGCGGTAATCGCACTGGGCATATTAGTTGGCATAGTGACGTTTAGTAGTAGCGTCCAAAACAGACTGGAAGATGTGAAAGAGGATGTCACTCTTTACACGGACGGCCAAAACGCTGACACTTCCGTAGGCATTCGCCTGCAACTATGGAATGCAGCATGGATCTTATTTAAAGAGCATCCGATCGTTGGCACAGGACGTGAGAATTACAGTAGCAATGTCAATGAGTTGGTATCCCGTAAAATAGTGAGCCCGGCGGCGGCGGCTTTTGCGCACTCGCACAATGAAATTTTGTTTAATATGGCGATTCTGGGCGTATTTGGATTGCTGGCGAGCATCTCGATTTATTGCGTGCCTGCCTACTATTTTTTGCGCGAAATCCGTCATTCTGATGAAGATATAAAGACTGCAGCAGCGTTGGGAGTGACGCTTTGCCTCGGATTTTTTATATACGGCCTTACCGATCTGATGTTCTTTTGGACCGTCCTCGGTGGATTTTACACAATGAGTGTGGCGACATTTCTTGCCTGTATCATTAAACGAAAAAAAGAACTTGAATTGACTCAACCATGA
- a CDS encoding glycosyltransferase family 9 protein, with amino-acid sequence MLTLPIAARLKQQHPSIKISFLCRAYAAPVVRHCRSVDEVVELEDFLSDPSGYFARAGIDTVIIAQPVKQLAQLAFKARIKNRIGNARQKLYQLLYCNRRVRFKKGNSEHHEAQFNFEFLRPFGLKTIPEIAEIAALYDFDIPENEEVNGLLAQHPFNLIIHTKSNGHGREWPIAHYVTLAKQLSAYKDIQLWLTGSATEGQWLAENAGELLRLPNVSNVCGRFTLDVFTSFIKAADGLIASGTGPLHISAAIGQRTLGLFPPIRPMHPGRWAPVGTHAQSLCIPTNCAGCKDIDAAECACMLKISPGAVAKIVLEWHKEAIPVTA; translated from the coding sequence ATGCTAACGCTACCCATTGCGGCGCGTCTGAAGCAACAACATCCTTCGATCAAAATAAGTTTCCTTTGTCGAGCTTATGCAGCCCCGGTCGTCAGGCATTGCCGCAGTGTTGACGAGGTAGTCGAACTGGAGGACTTCTTATCCGATCCATCCGGGTATTTTGCACGTGCTGGTATCGATACCGTCATCATTGCACAACCGGTCAAGCAATTAGCACAACTAGCATTCAAAGCAAGAATTAAAAATCGTATTGGCAATGCCCGTCAAAAGTTGTACCAACTGTTATATTGCAATCGTCGGGTGCGGTTCAAAAAAGGTAATTCAGAACATCATGAAGCGCAATTCAACTTTGAATTTCTGCGCCCGTTTGGTCTTAAGACCATTCCCGAAATTGCTGAGATTGCGGCACTTTATGACTTCGACATTCCCGAGAACGAAGAGGTTAACGGTCTATTGGCGCAGCATCCGTTCAACCTGATTATTCATACAAAATCTAACGGACATGGTCGTGAATGGCCAATCGCACATTATGTGACGCTTGCCAAGCAACTTAGCGCGTACAAAGATATCCAGTTATGGCTAACCGGCAGCGCCACAGAAGGACAGTGGCTCGCAGAAAATGCGGGAGAATTATTGAGATTACCCAATGTGAGTAATGTTTGCGGCAGGTTCACACTTGATGTCTTCACCTCTTTCATCAAAGCGGCAGATGGTTTGATTGCCAGCGGCACAGGCCCGCTGCATATCTCTGCAGCTATTGGGCAGCGCACTCTCGGTTTATTTCCACCGATCCGACCGATGCATCCAGGAAGATGGGCACCGGTAGGGACGCACGCCCAAAGTTTGTGCATCCCAACCAATTGTGCCGGATGTAAAGATATTGACGCGGCCGAATGTGCTTGTATGCTAAAAATCTCTCCTGGTGCCGTCGCAAAGATAGTCCTGGAATGGCACAAGGAAGCGATCCCGGTCACTGCCTGA
- the dnaE gene encoding DNA polymerase III subunit alpha produces MTTPQFTHLRLHSEYSIVDGLVRIDDVIKAAADDQQAALGISDLANLFGMVKFYKAARSKGVKPIIGCDVWITNNEARDKPSRLLLLVKSRVGYLQLCELLSKAWIENLHRGRAEIRSEWLEDLQHQSGGNGLIALSGAHFGDVGIAIDNGNLAAAKRCVQHWMGIFPDSFYIEVQRADQPNMEANVRHAVALASELQLPVVATHPIQFLDKEEFIAHEARTCISEGEMLANARRVRRFNDQQCFKTQAEMAALFADMPAALQNSVEIAKRCNLSLQLGKPQLPDFPTPEGMSIGDFLDEQSKDGLAMRMVHLYPDPEKREENRQRYEDRLKFEIDTIVKMGFPGYFLIVAEFIRWAKENGVPVGPGRGSGAGSLVAYSLQITDLDPLRYNLLFERFLNPERVSMPDFDIDFCQEGRDRVIQHVKDLYGKDAVSQIATFGTMAAKGAIRDVGRVLDFGYNFCDGISKLIPFKPGKHVTIADAIKEEPMLAERLENEEEVKQLLSLAQQVEGIARNIGMHAGGVLIAPGKLTDFCPLYTQGGDAGVVSQYDKDDVEAVGLVKFDFLGLTTLTILDRAVRYIKQLDPAMADFSLEKLPLNDRASYQLLTAAKTVAVFQLESRGMQGMLKDARPDRFEDIIALVALYRPGPMDLIPDFCKRKHGERFDYPDPRTEGILSETYGIMVYQEQVMQMAQVVGGYSLGGADLLRRAMGKKKAEEMAEHRQIFRDGAAKDGLSEAKADEIFDLMEKFAGYGFNKSHAAAYALLSYHTAYLKAHHPAAFMAANLSLAMDDTEKVKILVADALDICKLTLLPPDINLSEYRFTPEAEAGKKAAFIRYGLGAVKGSGQNAIEAIVAARNVKPFVDLFDFCVRVDKRQINRRTIESLIRAGAFDCFKVDRGILLASVPLAMEAADQKLAAANQVSLFGGDDSDLEQPPEYVKAMPWTDRQKLTEEKLALGFYLSGHLFDIYAPEARRFARTPLGNLEPSRDPRTLAGIISGLRTQMTQRGKMVIVTLDDGSASVDVTIYNEQFEPNKAFFKEDEFLVVQGKVSEDRFNGGLRVSAEKVMDIANARIHYGRQFVLSLTASKQQIDVSELKTMLSSHRSEAGLPLTVRYTGGGVGCEILFGDGWRVSPSDGLQSSLAEKLGRESVLVEY; encoded by the coding sequence ATGACGACACCGCAATTTACCCATCTCCGCCTGCATTCCGAATATTCAATCGTCGATGGCTTAGTCCGCATCGATGACGTAATTAAAGCCGCTGCAGACGATCAGCAAGCCGCATTAGGAATCTCCGATCTCGCCAACCTGTTTGGCATGGTCAAGTTTTATAAGGCTGCGCGCAGCAAAGGCGTTAAGCCGATCATTGGCTGCGACGTCTGGATCACCAACAACGAGGCACGCGATAAACCATCACGTTTACTGTTGCTGGTGAAGAGTCGTGTCGGTTATTTACAGTTATGTGAATTGCTGTCCAAGGCATGGATAGAAAATCTACACCGCGGCCGCGCCGAAATTCGCTCCGAGTGGCTGGAAGACCTTCAGCACCAATCGGGTGGCAACGGCCTGATCGCACTTTCCGGAGCGCATTTTGGTGATGTCGGTATCGCCATTGATAACGGTAATCTGGCAGCGGCTAAACGTTGTGTCCAGCACTGGATGGGTATTTTTCCCGATAGTTTTTATATCGAAGTGCAGCGTGCTGATCAGCCGAATATGGAGGCGAACGTGCGCCACGCGGTTGCGCTGGCATCCGAACTGCAACTGCCGGTGGTAGCAACGCATCCGATTCAATTTCTTGATAAAGAAGAATTCATTGCGCACGAGGCACGCACTTGTATTTCTGAGGGCGAAATGCTGGCAAATGCGCGGCGCGTGCGACGTTTCAATGATCAGCAATGCTTTAAAACCCAGGCCGAAATGGCGGCGTTATTTGCTGACATGCCGGCCGCATTGCAAAACTCAGTAGAGATCGCCAAGCGTTGTAACTTGTCGCTGCAACTGGGCAAGCCGCAACTCCCGGATTTTCCGACGCCCGAAGGTATGTCGATTGGTGACTTCCTTGATGAGCAGTCAAAAGATGGGCTCGCGATGCGCATGGTGCATCTGTATCCAGACCCTGAAAAGCGTGAAGAGAATCGTCAGCGTTATGAAGATCGGTTGAAGTTTGAGATCGATACCATCGTCAAGATGGGATTTCCCGGCTATTTTCTGATCGTTGCCGAATTCATTCGCTGGGCTAAAGAGAATGGTGTGCCGGTTGGGCCGGGCCGGGGTTCTGGCGCTGGTTCACTGGTGGCGTACTCACTTCAAATTACCGATCTTGATCCGTTGCGATATAACTTGCTGTTCGAACGGTTTCTGAACCCGGAACGGGTTTCTATGCCCGATTTCGATATCGACTTTTGCCAGGAAGGCCGCGACCGTGTTATCCAGCATGTTAAGGATTTATACGGTAAGGATGCAGTGTCGCAAATTGCGACTTTCGGGACGATGGCCGCAAAAGGTGCGATTCGCGACGTTGGTCGCGTTCTCGATTTTGGCTACAACTTCTGCGACGGTATTTCCAAACTGATCCCGTTCAAGCCCGGTAAGCACGTGACGATTGCGGACGCTATTAAAGAAGAGCCGATGCTGGCCGAGCGTCTGGAAAATGAAGAAGAGGTCAAGCAGCTATTGAGTCTGGCGCAGCAGGTTGAGGGCATTGCCCGCAACATCGGCATGCATGCGGGTGGCGTACTGATTGCGCCGGGCAAGTTGACCGATTTCTGCCCGCTCTACACGCAAGGTGGCGATGCCGGTGTGGTGTCGCAATACGACAAGGACGACGTGGAAGCGGTCGGACTGGTTAAGTTCGACTTTTTGGGTTTGACCACGCTGACGATTCTTGATCGTGCAGTGCGCTACATCAAACAGCTTGATCCAGCGATGGCTGACTTTAGTCTGGAAAAATTGCCGCTGAATGACCGTGCTTCTTATCAGTTGCTGACGGCCGCCAAAACCGTCGCCGTATTCCAGCTCGAAAGCCGCGGTATGCAAGGGATGCTGAAAGATGCGCGACCGGATCGATTCGAAGACATTATTGCGCTGGTGGCACTCTATCGTCCCGGTCCAATGGATCTGATTCCTGATTTCTGCAAACGTAAGCATGGCGAACGTTTTGATTATCCTGATCCACGCACCGAAGGGATTTTGTCGGAAACCTACGGCATCATGGTGTATCAGGAGCAGGTTATGCAGATGGCGCAGGTCGTCGGCGGTTACTCGCTCGGCGGTGCGGATTTGCTGCGGCGCGCAATGGGTAAGAAAAAAGCAGAAGAAATGGCCGAGCATCGTCAAATCTTCCGCGACGGTGCCGCCAAGGATGGTTTGAGCGAAGCCAAAGCCGACGAAATTTTCGATTTGATGGAAAAATTTGCGGGGTATGGTTTTAACAAATCACATGCCGCTGCGTACGCGTTATTGTCTTATCACACCGCTTATTTAAAAGCGCATCATCCGGCAGCTTTCATGGCGGCTAACTTGTCGCTGGCGATGGATGACACCGAAAAAGTAAAAATTCTGGTGGCGGACGCGCTTGATATCTGCAAATTGACTTTACTGCCACCGGACATTAATTTATCGGAATATCGCTTTACGCCCGAAGCTGAGGCAGGTAAAAAAGCGGCGTTTATTCGTTACGGTTTAGGTGCGGTTAAAGGTTCTGGTCAAAACGCGATTGAGGCGATTGTCGCAGCGCGAAACGTCAAACCTTTTGTGGATTTGTTCGATTTTTGTGTGCGGGTCGATAAACGTCAGATTAACCGACGCACGATAGAATCCCTGATTCGTGCTGGCGCATTCGATTGCTTTAAAGTGGATCGTGGCATTTTGTTGGCATCGGTGCCGCTGGCGATGGAGGCGGCTGATCAAAAACTTGCAGCGGCAAACCAGGTCAGTTTATTCGGTGGCGATGATAGTGATCTTGAACAACCGCCAGAGTATGTCAAAGCGATGCCTTGGACTGATAGGCAAAAACTCACTGAAGAAAAGTTGGCACTTGGCTTCTATTTATCAGGTCATTTATTTGATATTTATGCGCCAGAAGCCCGCCGCTTTGCGCGCACGCCTTTAGGTAATCTGGAGCCGTCACGCGATCCACGGACGCTGGCTGGCATTATTTCCGGCTTACGAACACAAATGACTCAGCGCGGAAAAATGGTTATCGTGACATTAGATGATGGCAGCGCATCGGTCGATGTAACCATCTACAACGAGCAATTCGAACCGAATAAAGCCTTCTTCAAGGAGGATGAGTTTTTGGTCGTACAAGGTAAAGTCTCGGAAGATCGCTTTAATGGTGGCTTACGCGTATCCGCAGAAAAAGTAATGGATATCGCGAATGCACGGATTCATTATGGTCGGCAGTTTGTTTTGTCGTTGACGGCATCCAAACAACAGATCGACGTCAGCGAACTGAAAACAATGTTGTCCTCGCATCGCTCTGAAGCTGGCTTGCCGTTGACTGTCCGCTATACCGGCGGCGGGGTCGGCTGCGAGATATTGTTTGGGGATGGATGGCGGGTCTCGCCTAGCGATGGTTTGCAAAGCTCTCTGGCTGAGAAGTTGGGACGGGAATCGGTATTGGTCGAATACTAA
- a CDS encoding glycosyltransferase family 9 protein: protein MVTQLIPSDVLKKADKILFIAHLALGDFTYLQNCFQSFAEAYPHIKIHIWIDEVRRTNRPESWVFLKKYALYDWVAACPFVTKLYNQTYSPPLFQQSIKEAQQEAYPVVVSLSTLRPPMYASLAREISPQGFVVGMKKSASLFAVHKHLAYRKLDAALNPDEASAPGLHISDIYAGWFKRLFGIDTSASSRLPFVQIPERWTDYAKQQLRDWGFVRESGQTEIEPKLVFINPYAKTKKRCWPLERVVELALAIRAQDSWRNTDLVVNVVPEEMSAAKAFFAQQKLERFQLFSAQENFFQLPAILQECDLIISVETAVMHLANAVHVPVIALMRQKNPEWAPVDKANSIVVNAPNRRDWVRAITVDQVIAVLPPNT, encoded by the coding sequence ATGGTTACACAGCTGATTCCAAGCGATGTATTAAAAAAAGCGGATAAAATTTTGTTCATTGCTCATCTTGCTTTGGGCGATTTCACTTACTTGCAAAACTGTTTTCAGTCCTTTGCAGAAGCCTATCCGCACATCAAGATTCATATATGGATTGATGAAGTTCGCCGGACTAATCGACCTGAGAGTTGGGTGTTTTTAAAAAAGTATGCGTTGTACGATTGGGTCGCCGCATGTCCGTTTGTGACCAAGCTCTATAACCAGACTTATAGTCCGCCGTTGTTTCAGCAGTCCATAAAAGAAGCCCAGCAAGAAGCTTATCCGGTAGTCGTGTCGCTTTCAACGTTACGGCCGCCGATGTATGCGTCACTTGCCCGTGAAATCAGTCCACAAGGTTTTGTCGTGGGCATGAAAAAGTCGGCGAGTCTGTTTGCTGTACATAAACATTTGGCGTATCGAAAATTGGATGCGGCCCTTAATCCAGACGAGGCATCGGCACCAGGATTGCACATCAGCGATATTTACGCGGGCTGGTTCAAGCGCTTGTTTGGTATTGATACCTCCGCGTCCTCGCGATTGCCTTTTGTTCAGATTCCAGAGCGTTGGACCGATTACGCAAAGCAACAATTACGCGACTGGGGATTTGTGCGTGAGAGCGGCCAGACCGAAATCGAACCGAAGCTGGTATTCATCAATCCGTATGCAAAGACCAAGAAACGTTGTTGGCCCTTAGAGCGCGTAGTTGAACTGGCCCTGGCAATAAGAGCGCAGGACAGCTGGCGTAACACTGATCTTGTGGTGAACGTCGTACCCGAGGAAATGAGCGCTGCCAAAGCATTTTTTGCACAGCAAAAACTAGAGCGGTTTCAGCTTTTTAGTGCGCAGGAAAATTTCTTCCAGTTACCAGCAATATTACAAGAGTGCGATTTAATTATCTCGGTCGAAACCGCTGTGATGCATTTGGCCAATGCAGTGCACGTGCCGGTGATTGCGCTGATGCGCCAAAAAAATCCTGAGTGGGCGCCGGTTGATAAGGCAAATAGCATCGTCGTCAACGCACCCAATCGTAGGGATTGGGTGAGAGCGATTACCGTTGATCAGGTGATCGCTGTTTTGCCGCCCAATACCTGA
- a CDS encoding sulfurtransferase, which translates to MSSTPTYVNIAAYKFITFDDTAEKRAEFLATCTQLQLRGTILLSPEGINMFLAGFREQIDQFLVWLRSDPRFADVEVKESYSENQPFTRMLVKLKAEIITMKHPLIKPELGRAPSVAPKTLKRWLDQGHDDNGRPVVMVDTRNGFEVDVGTFENTVDYRIDKFSEFPEVISAHKEALIDKTVVTFCTGGIRCEKAAIHMQEIGFDSVYQLDGGILKYFEECGGAHYNGDCFVFDYRTALNPQLQETAASQCFICRTVVTPREQLSPEYIIGVSCPHCATNRMKKMSAQDTTVPKITSTP; encoded by the coding sequence ATGTCGTCCACACCTACTTACGTCAACATTGCAGCGTACAAATTTATCACTTTCGATGATACCGCAGAGAAGCGCGCGGAATTTCTGGCAACCTGTACTCAACTTCAGCTAAGAGGGACCATTCTGCTGAGTCCTGAGGGCATCAATATGTTTTTGGCGGGCTTCCGCGAACAAATTGATCAGTTTTTAGTCTGGCTACGGTCAGACCCGCGCTTCGCTGATGTCGAAGTAAAAGAAAGTTATTCAGAAAATCAGCCATTTACACGCATGCTGGTGAAGTTAAAGGCGGAAATCATTACGATGAAACACCCTTTGATTAAACCGGAGTTAGGGCGTGCGCCCTCTGTTGCGCCGAAAACACTCAAGCGCTGGCTGGACCAAGGCCACGATGACAATGGTCGTCCTGTGGTCATGGTCGATACGCGTAACGGTTTCGAGGTGGATGTCGGCACTTTCGAAAACACGGTCGATTATCGCATTGACAAGTTTAGTGAATTTCCGGAAGTCATTTCTGCCCACAAAGAAGCATTGATCGACAAAACTGTTGTTACCTTTTGCACCGGTGGTATCCGCTGCGAAAAAGCCGCTATTCATATGCAGGAGATTGGCTTTGACAGCGTCTATCAACTAGATGGCGGCATTCTTAAGTATTTCGAGGAATGCGGCGGCGCGCACTATAACGGTGATTGCTTTGTGTTCGACTACCGAACAGCGCTCAATCCTCAGCTTCAAGAAACAGCGGCTTCGCAATGCTTCATCTGCCGCACTGTCGTGACCCCCCGCGAACAACTATCGCCGGAATACATCATCGGCGTCTCTTGCCCGCATTGCGCCACCAATCGAATGAAAAAAATGTCGGCACAAGACACAACAGTGCCAAAAATCACGTCGACTCCATAA
- a CDS encoding glycosyltransferase family 8 protein, producing MHASLNAISQSSEKNPSRSFHIAFCVDDHYCRSMGATITSIIDNNPGVDFTFHVFAFAISEDNRQRFNQLTTKYGVATHIHIIDPVIFKPFAHISQFSYYSPTIFTRLLIPSTLQGITDKVLYLDADILCLGSIAELIQMDFGDSAAIVVPDADETTRRRCAALQLSSQRYFNSGVMYMNVDVWMSQQITEKTILSILENGKNYRFPDQDALNVVLEGKITFIERKWNFLYDLIHDLEKDKRQMRDIGEIGFIHFAGAVKPWNDWCLHASTDLFIKYHKLSPWADIALDPEPRNYKEMRMFSRFLMKRGEVFNSFKWYMKYLSAR from the coding sequence ATGCATGCATCTTTAAACGCTATTTCTCAGTCATCTGAAAAAAATCCATCGCGCTCCTTTCATATTGCGTTCTGTGTCGACGACCATTATTGCCGCAGCATGGGCGCAACAATCACGTCGATCATTGATAATAATCCGGGCGTTGACTTCACGTTTCACGTTTTTGCATTTGCGATTTCCGAAGATAACCGGCAACGTTTCAATCAGCTAACGACCAAGTACGGAGTCGCGACGCACATTCATATTATTGATCCGGTGATCTTTAAACCGTTTGCACATATCTCGCAATTTTCATATTATTCTCCAACCATCTTTACACGTCTGCTGATCCCTTCCACGTTGCAAGGAATCACGGATAAAGTCCTTTATTTGGATGCGGATATTTTATGCCTGGGAAGTATCGCTGAACTGATTCAAATGGATTTCGGAGATAGCGCAGCGATCGTGGTTCCTGACGCGGATGAAACTACGCGCAGACGCTGTGCTGCTTTACAGCTTTCATCGCAGCGCTATTTTAACTCCGGCGTAATGTACATGAATGTCGATGTCTGGATGTCACAACAGATCACCGAGAAAACAATTCTTTCGATTTTAGAAAATGGAAAAAATTACCGCTTCCCGGATCAAGATGCGCTCAATGTTGTACTTGAAGGAAAAATTACGTTTATCGAAAGAAAATGGAATTTTCTATACGACTTGATTCACGACCTGGAAAAAGACAAAAGACAAATGCGTGACATTGGCGAGATCGGTTTCATTCATTTTGCCGGCGCAGTCAAACCCTGGAACGATTGGTGTTTGCATGCATCGACCGACCTGTTTATCAAGTACCACAAGCTATCACCCTGGGCCGATATAGCCCTTGATCCCGAGCCGCGAAATTATAAAGAGATGCGCATGTTTTCGCGTTTCCTAATGAAGCGCGGTGAGGTCTTTAATAGCTTCAAGTGGTATATGAAATATCTTTCAGCGCGTTGA